From the Deinococcus hopiensis KR-140 genome, one window contains:
- a CDS encoding carbohydrate ABC transporter permease — MKLTLTYAVLLTFTFVFVFPLLFMFAASLKDDLALFADLRSWKAFSPVGNVSWDNYRSVLERGSFQRYVLNSILITGSTVGLSIFVNSMAAYALARLQWRGRTSVLGAIVALIVVPFDAIAIPLLLMVSRFHGLEWDSGGLHLTSSWFNTRIVQIVPFVASAFSIFLFYQFFLDVPRELDEAARVDGATPFQIYRKIILPLARPVIATVAILQALGMWNAYLWPIMVVQSSDARPVMPGIQEFYSRTPAWGQIMAYSSLVTLPLLALFISFQRFFVRGIATGGLKG; from the coding sequence TTGAAATTAACTCTGACGTATGCCGTACTGCTCACCTTCACGTTCGTCTTCGTTTTTCCTCTGCTGTTCATGTTCGCCGCAAGCCTCAAGGACGACCTCGCTCTTTTTGCAGACTTGCGTTCGTGGAAGGCCTTCTCCCCCGTAGGGAACGTCTCTTGGGACAACTACCGCTCAGTGCTTGAGCGCGGCAGTTTTCAAAGGTACGTGCTGAACTCCATCTTGATCACAGGGAGCACGGTGGGCCTGAGTATTTTCGTGAACAGTATGGCCGCCTATGCTCTTGCCCGGCTGCAGTGGCGCGGCCGTACTTCCGTTCTGGGGGCCATCGTCGCGTTGATCGTGGTGCCGTTCGATGCCATCGCCATTCCGCTGCTGCTCATGGTCAGCCGCTTTCACGGTTTGGAATGGGACTCGGGCGGCCTGCACCTCACCAGCTCATGGTTCAACACCAGAATCGTGCAAATCGTGCCCTTCGTGGCATCGGCCTTCAGCATCTTTCTCTTCTACCAATTCTTCCTGGATGTGCCGCGTGAACTGGATGAAGCGGCGCGTGTCGATGGGGCGACGCCCTTTCAGATCTACCGAAAGATCATCCTTCCGCTGGCCAGGCCGGTCATTGCGACCGTCGCCATCCTGCAGGCATTGGGCATGTGGAACGCCTACCTCTGGCCCATCATGGTGGTTCAAAGCTCTGATGCCCGCCCAGTGATGCCTGGCATTCAGGAGTTCTACAGCCGTACACCTGCCTGGGGGCAGATCATGGCATATTCAAGTCTCGTGACGTTGCCGTTGCTCGCGCTGTTCATCTCATTCCAACGGTTTTTCGTGAGGGGTATCGCCACTGGTGGACTGAAGGGCTGA